One genomic region from Pongo abelii isolate AG06213 chromosome 4, NHGRI_mPonAbe1-v2.0_pri, whole genome shotgun sequence encodes:
- the TICAM2 gene encoding TIR domain-containing adapter molecule 2, whose amino-acid sequence MGIGKSKINSCPLSLSWGKRHSVDTSPGYHESDSKKSGDLSLCNVAEHSSTTEGPTGKQEGAQSMEEMLEEEAEEEVFLKFVILHAEDDTDEALRVQNLLQDDFGIKPGIIFAEMPCGRQHLQNLDDAVNGSAWTILLLTENFLRDTWCNFQFYTSLMNSVNRQHKYNSVIPMRPLNNPLPRERTPFALQTINALEEESRGFPTQVERIFQESVYKTQQTIWKETRNMVQRQFIA is encoded by the coding sequence ATGGGTATCGGGAAGTCTAAAATAAATTCctgccctctttctctctcttggggTAAAAGGCACAGTGTGGATACAAGTCCAGGATATCATGAGTCAGATTCCAAGAAGTCTGGAGATCTATCCTTGTGTAATGTTGCTGAGCACAGCAGTACAACAGAGGGGCCAACAGGAAAGCAGGAGGGAGCTCAGAGCATGGAAGAGATGCTTGAAGAAGAAGCTGAAGAAGAGGTGTTCCTCAAATTTGTGATATTGCATGCAGAAGATGACACAGATGAAGCCCTCAGAGTCCAGAATCTGCTACAAGATGACTTTGGTATCAAACCCGGAATAATCTTTGCTGAGATGCCATGTGGCAGACAGCATTTACAGAATTTAGATGATGCTGTAAATGGGTCTGCGTGGACAATCTTATTACTGACTGAAAACTTTTTAAGAGATACCTGGTGTAATTTCCAGTTCTATACGTCCCTAATGAACTCCGTTAACAGGCAGCATAAATACAACTCTGTTATACCCATGCGGCCCCTGAACAATCCCCTTCCCCGAGAAAGGACTCCCTTTGCCCTCCAAACCATCAATGCCTTAGAGGAAGAAAGTCGTGGCTTTCCTACACAAGTAGAAAGAATTTTTCAGGAGTCTGTATATAAGACACAACAAACTATATGGAAAGAGACAAGAAATATGGTACAAAGACAATTTATTGCCTGA